The Brienomyrus brachyistius isolate T26 chromosome 7, BBRACH_0.4, whole genome shotgun sequence DNA segment AGTGCCTGCTGAATGTCCTCCACCTGCACGTGAGGCGGAGAAATGCCTGCTGTAATGCTGTCTGGTCGTCATGATACTGCTGCTACTTTCAGGGGAACTAACCTCCTTGCGCTTACGGTCCAAGGTGTCCTGTTTCTCTTTACATCTCCGTGCTGCTTCTTTGATCTTCACAGTCTGAAACATGGAGAGACATTTCAAATCTAGCTGCTGAGCAGGACTTCGGGATGTCACTGGGGATGCTCCCTATGTCATCCGTGTCCCCAACTCCAGCCAAGTCCCCAACCATCAGCAACGCCCGTGACCTTGTCCTTCATCTTGTCCTCGATGGGCTTGAGCTGGCCATTCAGGGCCTGGATGTGCCTCAGCGCAGGTAGGTGCTCCTCCTTCAGTGCCGTCAAGCTCCTCTTCACATCGGCCCGCTCCCGCTTCACCTCCTCCAGCCTCTTGCGGGTGGCCTCATACTCCTAGGAGGGAGACCAGtttcacgcatgcacacaggcaggcagacatgcacacaggcaggcagacatgcacacaggcaggcagacatgcacacacaccgcCGCTGCACTAACGCACCACCAGAGGCCGCTTGCGCTCCAGCATTTTGATCCTGTCCAGATGACGCTCTCTCTCGTAGAAGCGCTCCACGTCCTGCTTGTTGCGCTCATTGCGCTGCATCGTCTTCTCCAGGAAGCTGGCCTTCTCCTTGCATACGTTCTGCAACAGCCAGCATGACAACATCCAGAGACCATTCAcaagcagacagagagagaggaaaagtAAGAAGACTAAGCAAACATTAGCAGCCTCTCTGAGACGACGCAGAAGCACCAAGAGCATTTTCCAATCCCTCCATTTAGAATAAGCACCAGAACATGTGCACCAGTTTACTAAGAGGTCAGAGAGGTCATTCGCTTAAGCAGATGGAAACAATCAATACTTAGCCACTGTGCTATATTGACTGATACATTTATGCTAATAAAATATTCTACCAAACAAGACGGACAAGGCACAGAAAACTCCTATCAATTCCTGGCGAGCCCCAAAACTAGGATCCCGCAGAATCCAAACTCCAGCGGACCCAGGAGCTGACACAAATCAATACTTAAACACTTACTTAGATTTTAGACAATTAAATAATTTAGTAAAGCCTTTAATAAAAAGCTAGTATTAGCTGACTGAAGGATTAACCATAAGAAAATGGCTCATAACCTCATGTACAAAAACAACAGCATTTCCTGTCTCCATTCTTCTTCTACATATGTTCGGCACTTTGTGCTTGTCCCACTTTGGTTATACAACCAGGAACACCAATGGCACTGGTCAGCAGGGAGACGGCTCACCTCCAGCTCCCTCTCCTTAGCACGGAAGTTCTTTAGCTCACAGTGGAACTCGTACATCTCTGGTGGTCCCACAGACTTTTCTGTCGCTTCCAGAAGCTCAATCTTGCTCATTTTGGCAAACTCTCCAACTTTCTCCTATATGGGAGACAGACAGCATCAAATcctgaattatttttttctgaaacacCCAAAACATGCCATCAAAGATCCAGCATTATTTGAGACAAACTGAGGCTGCGCAGGCAAACAGTGACACAAACTCACCTGAGGCAAAAACTGGCAGAGGTTTCCCACCTGGATGTGGAGGGCCTTCACCTCCTCTTCCACTGCCCTCTGACTGGCTTGCCGTTTATTGATTGTCCATACAGACTGGTTGTTCTCTACAGAAATCTCTCTGCGAATCACCAGATTTTCCGGTGCACGGGATCTGAGGGCGCCGGGTTTAACGGGGAGTTGAAGTAATGAAATATACATTAATCCATAATGCACAAATTTACACACTGAAtagaaacatttacatttatttacaggaGGATGTATATCACGGTCTAATGTGTAACTTACAGCACGATTTCCACAGAGCCACTGGAGCAGCCTCGCTTCACATAGAGCCCGACCTGTAATAGCAGCGGCCTCATCAGCCCATCACAAGAAAAGGAGCCCCATTACCAGACCAAGCACAACACTCACACGCCCTCTACTGGACATCTTTAGTCAAAGCAATGGAGAGACAGTATTGCGCATATTCCATCTAACTTTCCTAAGAGACACACAAATGTACAGGTGTCTCAGGGTGAAGTTTGATCTGTCCCATGTATAAAGCTGCATCTCATCACACCTTATCTCCTCTGCCCAAGAGCGAGACCTTCCCAGCCAAACCCAGGCAGATGGCACAGACGATGCTGGACTTCCCAGTTCCGTTGGCGCCCACTATCATGTTCAGGTTTGCTCCAGGAATCACCTCACAATGGTCATATGTTCTGGAAGACACAGTTGTACAAGTTCATATGGTCCAATATAAGGAGTCTTTGTTCCTTGCCTCTATTGTCTATTAGACAATTCACGCTACTTAAAAACGGCCAATCACATTTATCTATGGCGTTACATGGCTGGCAGCACAGAATGACCATCGGGAATTATTATTAATCTGCCCACAAGGAATCTTTTAGGTTTTATAACAGGAAACAAACTGTTGTTAATGTTataaaaacataattaaaatgctGTAAAATTAAATCTCCACGGCCAAATTGGAATGACGGCAGCGACACGTGTGTCGTTACAGATGCAGTTCTGAAAACTATTTACGTTTTCAGTTTTCACTTATTAGCTCAGAATACGAGGCGGACAGTAATAAAGCTGTAACGTAATAGCTATACACGTAAGGATAATGGACTATACAATCCAATACTGCCACGAAGTTATGATACGCAGTAATGTAATGAGCTCCATTTACTAAAACCTTCTGAAGTGCTGTAGAAAGTTACGTGAAAGTGCTAAAAATCTGCTTTAATAACACGGGGTAAAAGCAGTATAGTAACGCCTTATAAATCCGTATAATATATTGTAATAACACTTCGTTGTGACAGCTAACCCGTTAGCACCCTGGAATTTAACAACACTGACAGGAAGTTCGTCATGGTGATGCGAAGTATGGATCCCTCCACGAACATGTTGTGGTCTCCGCTGAAACGTGAAGCATCCCGATAACCAGACGAGACCCCGGGCGTGGGGGTCTGACTTAGCGGGGCCGTGTCCACCTGAGCAGTTCGCTTCCGCTTTACCGGCGCCGCCATGTTTTCCAGCCCGAACCTCACGTCTGTGAAGGAAACGCCTTATACGTCACCGCCTTTCCCGCCCCGCGCGCTGACTGGTCGAGCTTCGTATCAACACACGGAGTCTctgctttctttttttaagtAACCAAACAGTAAACGCCTAATGTTGTGCAAAATTCGGCTTATACAGATAATTAGAATTATACGGATCATACTGACTTCAATTCAACTTATTTGTATACCATCCATTGCCAGCATGGTTGCTCCAAAGCACTTAGTAAAGAATCACAGAACGGTAACATAACACAGCTTGAGGTAATAATACTGTATATGAATAGTAAATAAAAGCCATAAGCAAGACCAGCAGAgctgtctgggataggcttcagGTTCTGCTGACTAGGATGTTTGGTATGGTACGTCATCGTCCCTGCACACATCTACTCTGCACCGGAAAAGTGTCATGGAAGCTGGATGAACGTATTAATACACAGTAACCCATAGCAAGTCCCAAAAACAAGACCGTAACACTGCCGATCAGGATTCCGAGACTTCTGTAGgccttctgcaaacttttatcataaaataaaaattagagGGACAGCTGATATTAAACCATATAATAACTTCGCACAGCTTTCGCCGGATTGAAATTTCCACTTTTCGTCTGGCAGCCAATTTCAACCAACTGTGGAGAATAGGAATCGACTATTTTTAGTAGTAGATGTGGCTTGTTTTACCAGCAGTGAATATTAGCCAAAGAATGTCACCAGGATACCAATGTCTTCTGTCATGGGGCACGATTTACAGTTACACACTGGGGAAGCCCCATGATTTCCTGCCATTTTGACCATACTATCAGTGATATTTACAGTAAGTGCAGCCTTGTGCAGGTTTGAATACAAATTTACTTAGACAATGACTGCCCCCCTGGTGGCTCACTTCAAAGCTGCCTGCCTACATCCAGCTAAAGCAGGACGCCTGAATTCTGgtcctcgattccaaatccaagcCTTCTTTTCAGTCCTCCCAGGTAGTTTAGTAAATACCGAATCTGATTGACCACAGAGGCTTCACATCTGATTCAAGGGTGAAGGAAGGTTGGAAAAACAGCAGTGCGAGGACCTTTTAGAATGTGATTCGAATAGCCCTGAGCTAAAGTAATGACCTCTGACTGCAGCCCCACTCGACACTGCCGGAGATGAATGATTCATAAGGACGCATCTGCAAAGCATACTTCATGTCTGCATGACATCGCTGCTAATTGAAAATATTAATCTTGTAACTGCGTAGGGTGACAAGTGAATTTTTTATTAAGAACCATCCCTGGAATCAAGAAAATGTAGTTAAAGTTGACAATAGATATGTTAGTGGTGGATAATATTCTACAAATGTAAAATTGTCAATTGTTCATGGATAGTAGCTGCATCACATTTACATGATCATTCCTCATGACAGCTCAATGAAATACATCCCAAAATACTTCAGATACTGAGCTAAGGGCAGAAAGGCACTTTGACAAGAACATCATGGTGTAAtgacaaaatgttaaaaatTCATATGAAACTGCATTTGACATATAACATGCATGTAAAATGTGGCTCAACAGGTTTATTTAACACAACACATAATGACTGATACATACAAGTCTGATTAAAATAATCTCTTACGTAAGTGATATAACAAACTGAAATAAACTGGGATTTGTTCCTAAAGCCCATGGCTGTTTCCCGAAGAATTCTTAACGCGAAGTCATTCGTAAGTTCTATCTTTTAACACAGAACTTACAAACGATGTTGCGTTAAGAAGGCTTCGGCAAACTCAGCCCAGATCTCTTCTCCTGGGGTGGAGGAGGTGGAGTCCAGTGGGCATGACCTGCTAATATTGGCTGTAGCTTCCACCTACAGCTCTGTGTCCTTGTACTTTTGCGGGTTGTAATAGCCCTTCCTCGTTTTCTCAGCCAGCTGCCGCCGGTACTCATCCTCATTGTCATCCTCACCGTGGAGGTGTGCTCGGCTGTCGGCCTGCATTGGCTTAGAGGGCGGGGCCTGGATGTCCAGGTTCGAGCTGGAGCTGTTGGTAAAGTGCTAGCTGTTAGCAGGATGGACATGGTGGGTACTGGGGCAGACTTAATGGAGGACGAATGACAAGGCAGCAAAGCAGGAGacagggttagagttagggtcagggttaggtttagggttagagttagggttaggtttagggttagaggAATAGTGTCAGCAGTGGGAAAAAGCAAAGGATGTCATCACCAGGAAAGCCTTCTCTTACCCTATTGGCTGAGGTCTGCTGTGGTCTGGTTTTGGGCCTTTAATTGGGACTGCATAAATATCTGGATGCTTTTGGGCTATTTCTATCTGCGAACAGGATGTTTGTATGTTATAATAGCAAATACACAGATAAGAGCACCTGCAAACATGCTTAAAGAAACAGGCAAAACAGGAATATACCAATACCATAATGAAAAGGACAGTCAATACAGCAGTACGaaaagcagagagagaggcCAGTGCTCAGTGAGTAACTGCGaagagacagagaaaggcagTGAAGAGTGCGGTTCTCAGTGAGTAACTGCACACATACGACAGCGAAGTCAGTGAGGAGCGTGCGGTCAACTGACCCTGGCGTTCTGAGcctcctgcagctccagcatcctCTGTGCCCGGGCCAGGTGGTCCAGCTTCTCAAAGGTTTTTACTTTCCCCAGAAAGGACTTCTGAGAAGGATCTTCCTGGTTCCCCTCAGAGTCGGTGGGTAGGTCAGTGGCTGCACGGGGGACATAGCTGGGCTTCTGTGGAACTGGAGGTGGAGGAAGCTTGGCACCAGTGGGGCTACTGGGGAGGGAGTCATAGGCGTCGCTGTGGGGGCGTGCAGCAGGCTCCCGGGGCAGTGGCCGCGCCTGCAAAGGGCATGTTTCAATCCAGCTCTCAGGCAATGGGGCTCTCATATAAACACACCAGATTACCGATTATGTGATACTACTACTAAtgactaaaataaaaaaatgcactctttccttcagataatctgTGTATATCCACACAGATCAGCTGCATCTCTGTGCATCTCAATCACTGAGATAGTGGTGATGCAAGCAGATCAGTTTAGTTACGCTTTCAGCCCTGCTACTAAGAAGGGCCGTGGCTTGGGTCCGGCTTGCATAACTCACCATGGAAAACCGTCAGTTTGCAGTATGgcttggttcttggtggcagtagaAAAGCGGCATTAATTCACTGGAAGGTGCTGAGGCACTCACCTTTGGGGGTTCAGGGACGaaagaggggggtggggtgggctcCCTCTGCAGCTCTGGGCTGTCTCTTTTCTTCGTGCGAGAGCGAGGCTCTGGCGCCGGCCGCTGCgcctaggtgggggggggggggggggatggtgagaagcaggtggcgctgttgccTGCAGCGATGGTCGGCTGACCGCTCACCTCATCCGGAAACACGGGCTCGGAGGAGCGGATGATGGCAGACTCTGGCAGCTCGTCCAATTGTTCATCGAGTTCGTGGTCAGTGTAAGCCCCGCCCTCATCCGCCGTGTCGTCGTAGTCGCTGATCATGCGGCTGTCCATGCTCAGGTAGTCGGCGCCCATAGCGGACAGGTAGGACATGTGGTCGTCCTGGAGATCGACGTCCTCGTCGGTACCGTCCACCTGAAATGAAGTCGAAAAGGATCAGAAGACCTGTTGCATATATACACCCCCACACTTAATACACCCCATACATAGCCTATACCCCAAACACACCACCCACACCCCCCACATCAAATAAATCCCATATACACCATCTACACCCAATATCCACTAAACACACCAACCATACCCTATTGACACCAATCATGGTGTGGAGACACACGACTCACTTTTCGCTCAAAGACCCACACGGCACGTTCCTGCTGCTCCAGAATCGAGTCCTTCACACTGCCGTACCATGCATCATTGGCAGCATTAAGATCAATGGTATCTGCAGGAACAAGCATATAGGAAAATGAGAGGTAGCCAGGTCATCATGAAGTCTGCGACTCGGCTAAACACTCTTGGCCTGAGACTGGCAGGTAGGATGAGCACCAACCGGTGAAGAGGTGTGAGCAGGTCTtcctcagcttcagtgcctgttcATAGAGCTTGCGGGCACTGCGGTTAGAGCCGGACATCAGCCTCTGACGCATCGTCTTAACAGCCTGCTTGCTCTCGGGGTTGAAGAAGATCACAATTGGGTACCACTGCGTGTAGTTAAGCGTGTCCACGGCCTTGGGGGTGACGTCCAGCAGGGCGTGCTGGTTCTGCAAGCAGAGGGAAAGTGAGCAGGTCTGCAGCGCCTCCATGTGTACACAGCAATTCCAACAGGGACGTGAAAAGTGCACCTGTTCGATGATCAGTCGAATGGTGTTCAGCTTCACCACCCCCGATGACTTCTCTGACCCGGCATCCTTGGGCTCGgtttctggagaaacacgcaGACGTGAAGATGGACGCGTTTCCTACCTTCTTACATACGACGCTGAGAAGAGGTTCTCCACTCACTTGCAATGGCAAACTGATCTGGAAGATCCGAGGCCAGCTTCTCAATGGCGGCGTCAGCAATGGGCCCAAACAGCACCACAGGACGCTTAAAACCAGCTGGAAAAAAGCAGACAGGGCAGCCTTCAAAAGCTTCGAACAGTATGGAAGAGTGCTTGGAGGCTAGGGGAGATCGGGAGGTCCAGCACTGCACAGTGCAGGCTGGTGTGGAGAATCTGCGAGTAGGACTCACCCTCGCGTAACACCACTCTCTCGTAAGCGGGGAAGCGTGTGAATACAACCGGAGCACTTAGGTCCTCCCGGCTCTTCCGGAGATCCTTCTTCTTAGCTGCCCTCTGACCCCGCAGCCTCCAGAAGTCCCCGCGGTCATTGCCCAGTCCCCTCTGAGCATTCTGCACATTGGCCATCTGATCTGCCCTGTGGGTTGTGACACACCAGAGAGCACGAGAACTATCTGAGTAGTGATACACCCAACACACACAAGCGCGTGACTCCACACAGCTCACCGGCAGACTCACGGCCACACACGATGGTGCACACAGCTCACCGGCAGACTCACGGCCACACACGATGGTGCACACAGCTCACCGGCAGACTCACGGCCACACACGATGGTGCACACAGCTCACCGGCAGACTCACGGCCACACACGATGGTGCACACAGCTCACCAGCAGACTCACGGCCACACACGCACCTGCTTTTGCTGGGAATAATGCCCCTGTCCAGAGGCTCATTGTCCCTGCCCAAGCGAATCGCCAGCCAGTTTCCCAGCTTGCCATTGTACAGGGTGTCCACCACCTTGAAGATCTCCCCCCTGCTGAAGGCCAGGCTGTGAGGAGAATCCTTCTCAAATTCAAAGTGTGTCCTGATGTAGAACAAGTCCCCTCTATCGGAGTCTATGATCTCCTGGTACACTGTAGCAGAGCAGAGAAACAAAGCATTCCCTCATAAAGACAGGGAGGGTCTGGTAACACGGCACCTCCAGTAATGTGACAGTCGGCTTTTCCTGTTAAGATGCCTACCATCAGGTTTGCTTTGGGCCAGGATGGTAACGGTCTCGCCCCTGGGGATCTCCAGCAGGTACAAGACGGCATCTTCCCGCACCATTCCCCGGAAGTCCATGTTGTTCACCTGGAAAGTGAGCAAAGAAATGACACACAGACACCGGAATCGTCCCACAGCCGCAGGAATCGCAGGCATTGAATGTTCTCCATTATGCAGCTATGTCCATTTCAGACACATTACTGCTGCTACCGCTGCCCTCCCTGCAGTGCGGCTGTGCTCTTCTGCACAACTGTGCTCATGCTCCACCTTCTTATGAGGTACCTTCAGTATCTGATCCCCAGTTCTGAGACCCTCCCTCTCCGCGGCGCTGTCCTCCTGCACGCCGGCAACGAAGATGCCCACGTCACTGCCTCCCGCGAGACGCAGCCCTACGCTGTCGGCCTTCTGGAACTGCACCATCACTGTGTTCGGGCTGAAAAACCAACACACCGCAATGTTCCTCTCAGCGAGCACTGGGTGCTGACAGGTCAGCACAACAGCTCAGGAGAGCATTTTCAGTCTTGTGTTGGGTTGGGTTAGTAATATACAACTTATATACTGGTATTCCACATTCACCAATATATTTGACCTAAGCCTCACGAAAAAACCAATAACTCCTTCAAACAATACACTCCATGTGATACACTGGCTTCACCCTGACTATCCTAGATATGCAGATCTTACAGATCATAGACTTCTCCTTATTGGAGTTTACCCCCAACTCTCCTACTGCAGCCCCTTCCAGTACAAATGTCTACAGCTTATTTATTTACCCGTATGTTTCCTCATCCTCTGGATTTGGGTGGAGCTCCATCTTTGTTGAACTGCTGACCACTGGTGCAACTGCCATAACTGGCACTGGAAAACAAATGAAGTATACTGGGAGAACTGGAGAAGGAGCCAGCACAGCTTTAATCTCACTGCATGTTGTGTCATGCTGTCAGAGGAAGGCGCCGGAGGCCTGTCGGTTACCGGCAGGCTCTGCCACTCGTGTCTCCTCCTTCTCGGGCAGTTCGGTGGGCTGCTGCTCCAGTGCCCTGAACGGGGTCGGCAGTGCGCCCATCTTGGCCAGCCGGCCGGGGGGGTCCTCCCTGGGGTCAGTGTAAATGCTCATGTCACCTCAAATAGCCTTTAACAGCTCCGATCTTTCCCAGACCCCCAGTGGGGATCAGGGATACAGAGGGCGCCGTGTCCCAGTACCTGGGCTTCTCTCGCAGTTTCTCATTGGACGAGTGTGAGGAGATGTCTGAGTGGGCGGCGCCacgctcctcctggggggagTAGGAGCGATACGACTCGATCTCCGAAATGTCTGCGGCCAACAGGAAAAGGGAGCACCGTTACAGGAAGCTCATTAATCGCCCTCTTCATTCTCAACAATGCTGATCTGGCCCACAACAGTAATGAGGCTGTGATCCTCCacattcccacccccaccctttcCCATAGGAGCCAATGAGAGGACACCAACAAAGCCCCCCCACAAGGGACAAACCAGAACAATTCACAAAACAGCATTTTCTTCATAACAAATCTAACCTGACAGAAAATACCATCTGTGTATCCCATAAGTGAGAAAAGGCAAACAATTTCACATACAGTTGCAATAGGATATATTCAACCCAGTCACCTCTAAAAAGACAGTGATGGGAATTGAGGTTAatggaaaataaacaaacaaaaaatacttATTGATACATACTTTAGTTATTTTGAGAAGATAAGATGGACTTAACTTTCGCAAAATCTTTTCACCAATGTTCACGTGCACTAACCTCCAGTTTCAGTACTTCAAGGAGCATCCTACGGTTTTTATAACTGCTAATAAACACTGCCAGTAAGCACTGACAAGCTTCCTCCACTTCCTCGTTAGAATCTTTGCCCATTCTTCATATATAAAAGCCTGCAGTTCTTTGATGTTTGATGGCTTCCCTGAAGCAACTGCCTTCTTTAAATCCCACCAAATATTTTCAGTGGGACTGAGAAGGGCAGTCCAGTATATTCCAGGATCTAGGTTAGCTTGGAGGTGCGCTTGAAATCATTGTCTTTTTGGAGAGTACAATCATCATCAAGGTTCAATTTCCCAACAGGCGGCATCATGTTGCTCTTTTAAATGGCCTTTTCATAGGAAACACCACCTCCAGGGTCCCCAGACCGAGAACAGACGGCCCCCCAGGGCTGTGCGCTCATCTCACTGCTGTTTTCTCTGCTGATGCGTCACTGTGCTGGCCAACACAGCTAACACCACCTTGTCAAATTCACAGATGACACAGCAGTGGTAGGTCTAATCAGTGCCAACGACGAGACTGCATGCGGAGGTCAAACATCTAGTGGACCGCTATCAGGACAACAACCTCTCTCTAAAAGTAGAGAAGGGGAAACAGATGGTTGTTGCCTTCAGGGAGAACTCTGCTGCCCTCTCCTCCTTGAGCATCAAGAGCTCCACTGTTTATACAATGAGCAGTGTGAGGTTCCTGGAAGCATACATGGCAGACAAACTCTCCTGGACCCTACACAGCACCTCCTTCACTAAGGACATCCAACAGAATCTCCACTTCCTACGGAGGGTGGGAAAAGGCCAGACTCCCCACCTCCCATCTTCACCACGATCTACTCAGGTACCATGGTGAACGTCCTCAGCTGTGGTATCACCGACTGGTGATGGTGGTCATCATCCATTTGACCCACTGCCATCCACTGTTATTGCCTCACCACTTACCACAAACACAGGCACTGTACACATGCACACTGTCACTGTGAAGTCTACAAGTTTATATATTAATTCATTCTGGTCTTGTTTATATGGGCACTGTTCTGTCCATCATCTGTACTTTACTTTGGAATTCCCCAATTTACTGTTCTGACATAAATCATCGTTTCCCAAGAGAAATGGAATTTCAATGCACTGTGTACATGCATATGGATGTGATGACAAAGGAATCTGTCTTGAGTATAATTTGTAGCTATAGAGACTGACAACACTTGGATGCAAATCAGCTTCTGCAATTCCCAGGCACAAGGTGAGTGTTGCAGCCACTGCCTGGCTTCTGAAGCTCATGGCAGTTATGCCTTCTTTGGAGACTGCAGGTGTTTCTCAAAATGCGTACTTGACCATATTTCTGTTATTGTGAATCTGTCTTATGTCATCTTCCcttgccgaagaccagttccagtaCTAAGAAGAGATGTAGAGGACGGTAAAACTCCCTGGATGCCCTGACACAAATATGAAGGATACATCAGTTGCATCCTTGCCAAGCGAGATCAATGTATTACAAGCCCGAGCTCCGGCAGAGGTTACCGTCGGGCTCCGAGTCGCTGTCGGCCAGGTGCGGGATGCGGAGCAGCAGCTGCCGGCGGTCCCTCTGAACCAGCAGCCGCAGCTGCCCGCGGGACCTCTCCACCAGCTTACCAGCGTCAGTCAGGGACAGGTTCTCTGTCACCGTGCCGTTAATCTGCCGGGAGAAGCAGGGAGTGGACCACACAGAAAGCCAAGTTATCCAAAGCTATCAGAATCCACACTTACACACTCAGCTTCACCCCTGAAAGACTGAGTCAGAAGCCAAACGGGGAGGAGTCAGAAGCCAAACGGGGAGGAGTCAGAAGCCAAACGGGGAGGAG contains these protein-coding regions:
- the LOC125745896 gene encoding tight junction protein ZO-2-like isoform X1 codes for the protein MEEIVWEQFTVTVHRDSKRGFGIAVTGGRDNPMVDTGETSIIVSDVLQGGPADGLLFENDRVILVNGLPMENVPHSFAVQQLRKCGKVAKFVVKRPRRAAPSALKRSQSHDERLSDYPDDYDRDQDYDHDRDYDYDDHSMYSAQSSNADYPREHSPEKEQARYPERRGRDRDRDYGRDRSRGRSLERDLSPERPYYRDRSRGRSLDREASPEGPYRRDHSRGRAIERGHSPARSRDPSYERELDRKSYEPRPEERLIRSKSRDQLQTRSPSPRPQERLMRSKSRDQLQTRSPSPRPQERLMRSKSRDQLQTRSPSPRPQERLMRSRSRDQLQAHSPSPSHSRVHEPLEKPLNVVLLKNRPNEEYGLRLGSQIFIKEMTSTGLASRDGALQEGDIILKINGTVTENLSLTDAGKLVERSRGQLRLLVQRDRRQLLLRIPHLADSDSEPDDISEIESYRSYSPQEERGAAHSDISSHSSNEKLREKPREDPPGRLAKMGALPTPFRALEQQPTELPEKEETRVAEPAVPVMAVAPVVSSSTKMELHPNPEDEETYGPNTVMVQFQKADSVGLRLAGGSDVGIFVAGVQEDSAAEREGLRTGDQILKVNNMDFRGMVREDAVLYLLEIPRGETVTILAQSKPDVYQEIIDSDRGDLFYIRTHFEFEKDSPHSLAFSRGEIFKVVDTLYNGKLGNWLAIRLGRDNEPLDRGIIPSKSRADQMANVQNAQRGLGNDRGDFWRLRGQRAAKKKDLRKSREDLSAPVVFTRFPAYERVVLREAGFKRPVVLFGPIADAAIEKLASDLPDQFAIAKTEPKDAGSEKSSGVVKLNTIRLIIEQNQHALLDVTPKAVDTLNYTQWYPIVIFFNPESKQAVKTMRQRLMSGSNRSARKLYEQALKLRKTCSHLFTDTIDLNAANDAWYGSVKDSILEQQERAVWVFERKVDGTDEDVDLQDDHMSYLSAMGADYLSMDSRMISDYDDTADEGGAYTDHELDEQLDELPESAIIRSSEPVFPDEAQRPAPEPRSRTKKRDSPELQREPTPPPSFVPEPPKARPLPREPAARPHSDAYDSLPSSPTGAKLPPPPVPQKPSYVPRAATDLPTDSEGNQEDPSQKSFLGKVKTFEKLDHLARAQRMLELQEAQNARIEIAQKHPDIYAVPIKGPKPDHSRPQPIGSSSNLDIQAPPSKPMQADSRAHLHGEDDNEDEYRRQLAEKTRKGYYNPQKYKDTEL
- the LOC125745896 gene encoding tight junction protein ZO-2-like isoform X2 → MEEIVWEQFTVTVHRDSKRGFGIAVTGGRDNPMVDTGETSIIVSDVLQGGPADGLLFENDRVILVNGLPMENVPHSFAVQQLRKCGKVAKFVVKRPRRAAPSALKRSQSHDERLSDYPDDYDRDQDYDHDRDYDYDDHSMYSAQSSNADYPREHSPEKEQARYPERRGRDRDRDYGRDRSRGRSLERDLSPERPYYRDRSRGRSLDREASPEGPYRRDHSRGRAIERGHSPARSRDPSYERELDRKSYEPRPEERLIRSKSRDQLQTRSPSPRPQERLMRSKSRDQLQTRSPSPRPQERLMRSKSRDQLQTRSPSPRPQERLMRSRSRDQLQAHSPSPSHSRVHEPLEKPLNVVLLKNRPNEEYGLRLGSQIFIKEMTSTGLASRDGALQEGDIILKINGTVTENLSLTDAGKLVERSRGQLRLLVQRDRRQLLLRIPHLADSDSEPDDISEIESYRSYSPQEERGAAHSDISSHSSNEKLREKPREDPPGRLAKMGALPTPFRALEQQPTELPEKEETRVAEPAVPVMAVAPVVSSSTKMELHPNPEDEETYGPNTVMVQFQKADSVGLRLAGGSDVGIFVAGVQEDSAAEREGLRTGDQILKVNNMDFRGMVREDAVLYLLEIPRGETVTILAQSKPDVYQEIIDSDRGDLFYIRTHFEFEKDSPHSLAFSRGEIFKVVDTLYNGKLGNWLAIRLGRDNEPLDRGIIPSKSRADQMANVQNAQRGLGNDRGDFWRLRGQRAAKKKDLRKSREDLSAPVVFTRFPAYERVVLREAGFKRPVVLFGPIADAAIEKLASDLPDQFAIAKTEPKDAGSEKSSGVVKLNTIRLIIEQNQHALLDVTPKAVDTLNYTQWYPIVIFFNPESKQAVKTMRQRLMSGSNRSARKLYEQALKLRKTCSHLFTDTIDLNAANDAWYGSVKDSILEQQERAVWVFERKVDGTDEDVDLQDDHMSYLSAMGADYLSMDSRMISDYDDTADEGGAYTDHELDEQLDELPESAIIRSSEPVFPDEAQRPAPEPRSRTKKRDSPELQREPTPPPSFVPEPPKARPLPREPAARPHSDAYDSLPSSPTGAKLPPPPVPQKPSYVPRAATDLPTDSEGNQEDPSQKSFLGKVKTFEKLDHLARAQRMLELQEAQNARLQLEPGHPGPAL